Proteins co-encoded in one Anaerolineae bacterium genomic window:
- the murA gene encoding UDP-N-acetylglucosamine 1-carboxyvinyltransferase, producing the protein MDKIIIEGGCSLKGEVKISGSKNAALPILVSSLLVDGWNTYNNIPDLKDIQSIKLLLASLGARIEEDGSTVRIDAGGLCNTEAPYELVRKMRASILVLGPLVARLKKARVSLPGGCSIGARPINLHLKGLARLGASIELKHGYVEAFADRLTGNEIYFDIATVTGTENLMMAAVLADGVTVLRNAACEPEVVALADVLIKMGADIQGAGTSVITIKGVPSLHPVSVSIIPDRIEAGTFMVAAALTGGDIKLLNCEPDHMRTIIHKLRLTNADIKVNNKNIHIIGSDEISSIDIKTMPYPGFPTDMQAQFMVLMSIAGGLSIISETIFENRFIHVSELKRMGADIKISGNTAIVKGVSMLSGAPVIASDLRASASLILAGLVARGKTEVNRVYHLDRGYEAIEKKFVKIGAAIKRVRE; encoded by the coding sequence ATGGATAAAATTATCATAGAGGGGGGGTGCTCCCTTAAGGGCGAAGTAAAGATAAGCGGATCTAAAAATGCCGCTCTTCCGATATTGGTTTCTTCGCTGCTTGTTGATGGATGGAATACTTATAATAATATTCCGGACCTGAAAGACATACAGAGCATAAAACTTTTGCTTGCAAGCCTTGGGGCAAGAATAGAGGAGGATGGAAGCACTGTTCGGATAGATGCGGGAGGGCTTTGTAATACCGAGGCGCCATACGAACTGGTCAGGAAGATGAGGGCCTCTATACTGGTTTTAGGCCCTCTTGTGGCCAGGCTTAAAAAGGCCAGAGTGTCTTTGCCGGGTGGATGTTCTATCGGCGCAAGGCCGATTAATTTGCATCTAAAGGGGCTTGCACGTCTTGGAGCCTCGATTGAGTTAAAACACGGTTATGTCGAAGCTTTTGCTGATCGTCTTACAGGAAATGAAATTTATTTTGATATTGCAACAGTAACTGGAACAGAAAACCTGATGATGGCCGCTGTTTTGGCTGATGGTGTTACTGTTCTTCGTAATGCTGCTTGCGAGCCGGAGGTAGTGGCGCTTGCCGATGTATTAATCAAAATGGGCGCGGATATTCAGGGGGCGGGAACATCTGTAATTACAATAAAAGGGGTTCCTTCCCTTCATCCAGTGTCGGTTTCCATAATACCCGACCGGATAGAAGCGGGTACCTTTATGGTTGCAGCAGCCCTGACAGGCGGCGATATAAAGCTTTTGAATTGTGAACCCGATCATATGCGAACTATCATTCACAAGCTAAGGCTGACAAATGCCGATATTAAGGTAAATAATAAAAATATTCATATTATCGGATCAGATGAAATCAGCAGTATTGATATTAAAACCATGCCGTATCCTGGTTTTCCTACTGATATGCAGGCTCAGTTTATGGTCTTGATGTCGATTGCCGGAGGGCTGAGCATTATTTCAGAAACCATCTTTGAAAACCGTTTTATTCATGTAAGCGAACTCAAGCGTATGGGGGCGGATATTAAGATATCAGGTAATACTGCAATAGTTAAAGGCGTTTCCATGCTGTCTGGAGCGCCGGTTATTGCATCAGATCTTCGCGCCAGCGCATCTCTTATATTAGCCGGTCTTGTGGCCAGGGGCAAAACAGAGGTAAATCGCGTGTATCACTTAGATCGCGGATATGAAGCAATTGAAAAAAAGTTTGTTAAGATCGGAGCTGCAATAAAACGGGTCAGAGAATGA
- the qrcD gene encoding menaquinone reductase integral membrane subunit QrcD, whose protein sequence is MDSALIPEGVKRCSFGKFILGIIVVGAVLLWGVFAMLLCWFKGLNQTNMNDSYGFAMWIWADLAVIALGGGAFFTGLLRYVFGKDELKNIINYAVLIGFICYSSALLILAIDIGQPLRGWFIFWHANVHSMLTEVAFCLSCYFAVLTIEYIPLILENRQVDRVPFFHNLSHNMHGIMAIFAATGAFLSFFHQGSLGGVSGVLFGRPFSYREGVFIWPWTFFLFTWSAAACGPCFTILITWITEKITRKKLVKQNVIRLLAKIAGWMLATYTVAKIIDTWYWATVTAPSKGFTLMDFYSNNPLYGPWILVLEIVICGVVPSIILITKTGRKSSFLLISAVFLGALGACVNRWVLVLQVMAVPVLTFESWFMYFPSWQEIATTILPVAYGIILVMISYRYLPIFPQERQLQGQI, encoded by the coding sequence ATGGATTCTGCATTAATACCCGAGGGGGTTAAACGCTGTTCATTTGGAAAATTTATTTTGGGGATCATCGTGGTCGGTGCTGTGTTATTATGGGGTGTTTTTGCCATGCTGCTATGCTGGTTCAAGGGCCTTAACCAGACCAACATGAATGATTCCTATGGGTTTGCCATGTGGATCTGGGCTGATCTGGCGGTGATTGCCCTTGGTGGCGGAGCCTTTTTTACAGGTTTATTAAGATATGTCTTTGGAAAGGATGAACTGAAAAATATTATAAACTATGCTGTTTTAATAGGGTTTATCTGTTACAGCTCTGCGCTTCTTATCCTTGCTATTGATATCGGACAACCGCTGAGAGGGTGGTTTATTTTCTGGCATGCAAATGTCCATTCCATGCTGACCGAAGTGGCATTTTGTCTTTCATGCTATTTTGCGGTTCTTACAATAGAATATATCCCGCTTATTCTTGAAAACAGGCAGGTTGACAGGGTACCATTTTTTCATAATCTGAGCCATAATATGCATGGAATAATGGCAATATTTGCGGCAACAGGCGCTTTTCTTTCCTTTTTCCATCAGGGATCTCTTGGCGGAGTTTCGGGCGTGCTTTTTGGACGTCCCTTTTCTTACAGGGAAGGGGTTTTTATCTGGCCATGGACATTTTTTCTCTTTACCTGGTCGGCTGCAGCATGCGGGCCGTGCTTTACAATACTTATTACGTGGATTACCGAAAAGATAACAAGGAAAAAGCTTGTTAAACAAAATGTTATCAGGCTGTTGGCCAAGATCGCCGGCTGGATGCTTGCAACATATACTGTTGCGAAGATAATTGATACCTGGTACTGGGCTACAGTTACAGCGCCGTCTAAAGGATTTACTTTAATGGATTTTTATTCCAACAATCCTTTATATGGACCATGGATACTTGTGCTTGAAATTGTGATATGCGGAGTTGTTCCATCTATAATACTTATTACCAAAACAGGGCGCAAGTCTTCATTTTTGCTTATTAGCGCCGTGTTCCTTGGTGCGCTTGGGGCATGCGTGAATCGATGGGTGTTGGTGCTTCAGGTTATGGCTGTGCCGGTGCTTACATTTGAAAGCTGGTTTATGTACTTTCCAAGCTGGCAGGAGATAGCTACAACTATCCTTCCGGTAGCATACGGCATTATTCTAGTAATGATTTCATACCGTTATTTGCCGATATTCCCGCAGGAGCGGCAGTTGCAGGGGCAGATATAG